A region from the Canis lupus dingo isolate Sandy chromosome 9, ASM325472v2, whole genome shotgun sequence genome encodes:
- the PHB1 gene encoding prohibitin 1, protein MAAKVFESIGKFGLALAVAGGVVNSALYNVDAGHRAVIFDRFRGVQDIVVGEGTHFLIPWVQKPIIFDCRSRPRNVPVITGSKDLQNVNITLRILFRPVASQLPRIFTSIGEDYDERVLPSITTEILKSVVARFDAGELITQRELVSRQVSDDLTERAATFGLILDDVSLTHLTFGKEFTEAVEAKQVAQQEAERARFVVEKAEQQKKAAIISAEGDSKAAELIANSLATAGDGLIELRKLEAAEDIAYQLSRSRNITYLPAGQSVLLQLPQ, encoded by the exons ATGGCTGCCAAAGTGTTTGAGTCCATTGGCAAGTTCGGCCTGGCCTTAGCTGTTGCAGGAGGAGTGGTGAATTCTGCCTTGTATAATG TGGATGCTGGCCACAGAGCTGTCATCTTTGACCGGTTCCGTGGAGTACAGGACATTGTGGTAGGAGAAGGGACTCACTTTCTCATCCCTTGGGTACAGAAACCTATTATCTTTGATTGCCGCTCTCGACCACGTAATGTGCCAGTAATCACTGGTAGCAAAG ATTTACAGAATGTCAACATCACCCTGCGCATCCTTTTCCGACCAGTCGCCAGCCAGCTTCCTCGCATCTTCACCAGCATTGGGGAGGACTATGATGAGCGGGTGCTACCGTCTATCACTACAGAGATCCTCAAGTCAGTGGTG GCTCGCTTTGATGCTGGAGAACTGATCACCCAGAGAGAGCTGGTCTCCAGACAGGTGAGCGATGACCTAACAGAGCGAGCAGCAACCTTTGGGCTCATCCTGGATGACGTGTCCTTG ACGCATCTGACCTTCGGGAAGGAGTTCACAGAAGCAGTAGAAGCCAAACAGGTGGCTcagcaggaagcagagagagcCAGATTTGTGGTGGAAAAG GCTGAGCAGCAGAAGAAGGCGGCCATCATCTCCGCCGAGGGCGACTCCAAGGCAGCTGAGCTGATTGCCAACTCGCTCGCCACAGCAGGCGACGGCCTCATCGAGCTGCGCAAGCTGGAGGCTGCAGAGGACATCGCGTACCAGCTGTCACGCTCTCGGAATATCACCTACCTGCCGGCTGGGCAGTCTGTGCTCCTGCAGCTGCCTCAGTGA